The following are encoded in a window of Balaenoptera ricei isolate mBalRic1 chromosome 1, mBalRic1.hap2, whole genome shotgun sequence genomic DNA:
- the DDI2 gene encoding protein DDI1 homolog 2 isoform X4, whose product MDMLLGLDMLKRHQCSIDLKKNVLVIGTTGSKTTFLPEGELPECARLAYGAGREEVRPEEIADQELAEALQKSVEDAEKSGKETTSLGMSSLPTSDGFNHQAHPSGQSPEIGNPSSLAHSVSASVCPVEPSDPDSTEPKALKALKASAEFQVTSEKKEHLPLQDLSDCASSADSAPADPSPAMPLQNSLEEAIVADNLEKSAEGSTQGLTSHLHTRQEVSLSVTRMQEPQRLKDEKGWHPEYQDLSQASGLQQHEEPRNEQHEVIQQNALHDREHLCNTGDLELLGERQQDQQRSIGSEATMKGDRLQQAVDLSGTEKNILPSGCFGCSSSETLMEVDIVEESLAAVLNSAGGQNTSVRNIGASDLTLDNPLMEVETSKCNPSSEILSNSISTQDLQLPESNVEMSGTSKEYGNCPSSLISLCGSCQPSVESTEESCSSVTAALKELHELLVISSKPASENTSEEVICQSETVTESQTGIKDLSERWTQNEHLTATQGEHCSQVSFHQAVSVTVKTEELTYTSTDTGVEDVENTNFRGPGDGVLTDKEGVPKPKESINESSSVTEASAETSNQLHCTFGVEISPGLLAGEEDALSQTSEQTESLSSSFTLVKDLGQGTQNPVTDRPETRENICSEAAGPLLEFVPPTSQPSSSPSFLAPLIFPAADINRILRAGFTLQEALGALHRVGGNADLALLVLLAKNIVVPT is encoded by the exons ATGGACATGCTTTTGGGACTGGACATGCTGAAACGGCATCAG TGTTCCATTGACCTCAAGAAAAATGTACTCGTGATCGGCACCACAGGCTCAAAGACCACCTTCCTTCCTGAGGGGGAGTTACCAGAGTGTGCCCGGTTGGCATATGGGGCCGGGCGAGAGGAAGTACGGCCAGAGGAGATTGCAGACCAAGAATTAGCAGAAGCCCTTCAAAAATCTGTAGAGGATGCAG AGAAAAGTGGTAAAGAAACTACCTCACTGGGAATGTCATCATTACCAACTTCAGATGGATTTAACCATCAAGCCCATCCTTCAGGACAGAGTCCTGAGATCGGTAATCCTTCAAGTCTTGCTCACTCTGTCTCTGCTTCCGTCTGCCCTGTTGAGCCCAGCGACCCAGACAGCACTGAACCTAAAGCTCTGAAGGCTTTGAAGGCTTCAGCTGAATTCCAGGTAACCTCTGAAAAGAAAGAACATCTTCCTCTGCAGGATCTTTCTGATTGTGCTTCTTCAGCAGACAGTGCTCCAGCAGACCCGAGTCCAGCTATGCCTTTGCAGAATTCACTCGAAGAAGCCATTGTTGCAGATAATCTAGAGAAATCTGCTGAAGGAAGCACCCAGGGCCTCACATCTCATCTCCACACAAGACAGGAAGTTAGTTTATCTGTCACTAGGATGCAAGAACCACAGAGGCTAAAAGATGAAAAGGGTTGGCATCCAGAATATCAGGACCTGAGTCAAGCGAGTGGCCTTCAGCAGCATGAAGAACCAAGGAATGAACAGCATGAGGTTATACAACAGAATGCTCTACATGACCGAGAACATCTCTGTAACACAGGGGACCTTGAACTTCTTGGAGAAAGGCAACAGGATCAACAAAGAAGTATTGGTTCGGAAGCTACAATGAAAGGAGACAGGCTACAGCAGGCTGTGGACCTTTCGGGTACAGAGAAAAATATTCTACCTTCAGGATGCTTTGGCTGCTCAAGTTCAGAAACACTTATGGAAGTAGATATAGTTGAAGAGTCCCTAGCTGCTGTGCTTAATTCAGCAGGTGGTCAGAATACCAGTGTCAGGAACATCGGTGCATCTGATCTCACCTTAGATAATCCCCTGATGGAAGTAGAAACATCAAAATGTAacccttcctctgaaattttgaGTAATTCCATTTCCACTCAGGATTTACAGCTTCCAGAAAGTAATGTTGAAATGTCTGGAACAAGTAAAGAATACGGGAATTGCCCCTCCTCTTTAATAAGTCTCTGTGGCAGTTGTCAGCCATCTGTAGAGTCCACAGAGGAATCTTGCTCATCTGTAACGGCAGCCTTGAAGGAACTTCATGAACTTTTGGTCATTAGTAGTAAACCAGCTTCAGAAAACACATCGGAAGAAGTTATCTGTCAATCAGAGACAGTAACTGAGAGCCAAACAGGTATTAAGGACCTTTCTGAGAGATGGACCCAAAATGAGCATCTTACAGCTACCCAGGGTGAACACTGTTCACAGGTCTCCTTTCATCAGGCCGTATCTGTAACAGTGAAGACAGAAGAATTAACATACACTTCAACTGACACTGGAGTAGAAGATGTAGAAAATACTAACTTCAGGGGTCCAGGTGATGGCGTATTAACTGATAAGGAAGGTGTCCCCAAGCCTAAGGAGTCAATAAATGAGAGCAGTTCTGTCACTGAAGCCTCAGCTGAAACGTCCAACCAACTACATTGCACCTTTGGTGTAGAAATTTCACCCGGACTTTTAGCAGGTGAGGAGGATGCACTCAGTCAGACTTCTGAGCAAACTGAGTCCTTGTCATCCAGTTTCACATTGGTTAAAGATTTGGGTCAGGGCACACAGAATCCAGTGACAGACAGGCCTGAGACTAGAGAAAATATCTGTTCTGAAGCTGCAGGGCCACTTCTAGAATTTGTACCACCTACCAGCCAGCCATCATCAAGTCCCTCCTTTCTTGCACCATTAATTTTTCCTGCTGCGGACATTAACCGGATTCTCCGTGCCGGCTTTACTTTGCAGGAAGCTCTTGGGGCTTTGCATCGAGTTGGTGGAAATGCAGACCTTGCACTTCTTGTTTTGCTAGCAAAGAACATTGTAGTTCCTACATAA
- the DDI2 gene encoding protein DDI1 homolog 2 isoform X5, translating to MSSLPTSDGFNHQAHPSGQSPEIGNPSSLAHSVSASVCPVEPSDPDSTEPKALKALKASAEFQVTSEKKEHLPLQDLSDCASSADSAPADPSPAMPLQNSLEEAIVADNLEKSAEGSTQGLTSHLHTRQEVSLSVTRMQEPQRLKDEKGWHPEYQDLSQASGLQQHEEPRNEQHEVIQQNALHDREHLCNTGDLELLGERQQDQQRSIGSEATMKGDRLQQAVDLSGTEKNILPSGCFGCSSSETLMEVDIVEESLAAVLNSAGGQNTSVRNIGASDLTLDNPLMEVETSKCNPSSEILSNSISTQDLQLPESNVEMSGTSKEYGNCPSSLISLCGSCQPSVESTEESCSSVTAALKELHELLVISSKPASENTSEEVICQSETVTESQTGIKDLSERWTQNEHLTATQGEHCSQVSFHQAVSVTVKTEELTYTSTDTGVEDVENTNFRGPGDGVLTDKEGVPKPKESINESSSVTEASAETSNQLHCTFGVEISPGLLAGEEDALSQTSEQTESLSSSFTLVKDLGQGTQNPVTDRPETRENICSEAAGPLLEFVPPTSQPSSSPSFLAPLIFPAADINRILRAGFTLQEALGALHRVGGNADLALLVLLAKNIVVPT from the coding sequence ATGTCATCATTACCAACTTCAGATGGATTTAACCATCAAGCCCATCCTTCAGGACAGAGTCCTGAGATCGGTAATCCTTCAAGTCTTGCTCACTCTGTCTCTGCTTCCGTCTGCCCTGTTGAGCCCAGCGACCCAGACAGCACTGAACCTAAAGCTCTGAAGGCTTTGAAGGCTTCAGCTGAATTCCAGGTAACCTCTGAAAAGAAAGAACATCTTCCTCTGCAGGATCTTTCTGATTGTGCTTCTTCAGCAGACAGTGCTCCAGCAGACCCGAGTCCAGCTATGCCTTTGCAGAATTCACTCGAAGAAGCCATTGTTGCAGATAATCTAGAGAAATCTGCTGAAGGAAGCACCCAGGGCCTCACATCTCATCTCCACACAAGACAGGAAGTTAGTTTATCTGTCACTAGGATGCAAGAACCACAGAGGCTAAAAGATGAAAAGGGTTGGCATCCAGAATATCAGGACCTGAGTCAAGCGAGTGGCCTTCAGCAGCATGAAGAACCAAGGAATGAACAGCATGAGGTTATACAACAGAATGCTCTACATGACCGAGAACATCTCTGTAACACAGGGGACCTTGAACTTCTTGGAGAAAGGCAACAGGATCAACAAAGAAGTATTGGTTCGGAAGCTACAATGAAAGGAGACAGGCTACAGCAGGCTGTGGACCTTTCGGGTACAGAGAAAAATATTCTACCTTCAGGATGCTTTGGCTGCTCAAGTTCAGAAACACTTATGGAAGTAGATATAGTTGAAGAGTCCCTAGCTGCTGTGCTTAATTCAGCAGGTGGTCAGAATACCAGTGTCAGGAACATCGGTGCATCTGATCTCACCTTAGATAATCCCCTGATGGAAGTAGAAACATCAAAATGTAacccttcctctgaaattttgaGTAATTCCATTTCCACTCAGGATTTACAGCTTCCAGAAAGTAATGTTGAAATGTCTGGAACAAGTAAAGAATACGGGAATTGCCCCTCCTCTTTAATAAGTCTCTGTGGCAGTTGTCAGCCATCTGTAGAGTCCACAGAGGAATCTTGCTCATCTGTAACGGCAGCCTTGAAGGAACTTCATGAACTTTTGGTCATTAGTAGTAAACCAGCTTCAGAAAACACATCGGAAGAAGTTATCTGTCAATCAGAGACAGTAACTGAGAGCCAAACAGGTATTAAGGACCTTTCTGAGAGATGGACCCAAAATGAGCATCTTACAGCTACCCAGGGTGAACACTGTTCACAGGTCTCCTTTCATCAGGCCGTATCTGTAACAGTGAAGACAGAAGAATTAACATACACTTCAACTGACACTGGAGTAGAAGATGTAGAAAATACTAACTTCAGGGGTCCAGGTGATGGCGTATTAACTGATAAGGAAGGTGTCCCCAAGCCTAAGGAGTCAATAAATGAGAGCAGTTCTGTCACTGAAGCCTCAGCTGAAACGTCCAACCAACTACATTGCACCTTTGGTGTAGAAATTTCACCCGGACTTTTAGCAGGTGAGGAGGATGCACTCAGTCAGACTTCTGAGCAAACTGAGTCCTTGTCATCCAGTTTCACATTGGTTAAAGATTTGGGTCAGGGCACACAGAATCCAGTGACAGACAGGCCTGAGACTAGAGAAAATATCTGTTCTGAAGCTGCAGGGCCACTTCTAGAATTTGTACCACCTACCAGCCAGCCATCATCAAGTCCCTCCTTTCTTGCACCATTAATTTTTCCTGCTGCGGACATTAACCGGATTCTCCGTGCCGGCTTTACTTTGCAGGAAGCTCTTGGGGCTTTGCATCGAGTTGGTGGAAATGCAGACCTTGCACTTCTTGTTTTGCTAGCAAAGAACATTGTAGTTCCTACATAA